One region of Thalassophryne amazonica chromosome 16, fThaAma1.1, whole genome shotgun sequence genomic DNA includes:
- the LOC117527461 gene encoding transmembrane protein 100: MGCTTGHLPCQPQPLEGQCLEAGGAKVPEVLSSLERLSQATGGMEKSWYRCIFPFGIISLVIGVAGTGVTYTYNDLPQTKVVSVVLLVMGLVLLVMATVCWTVHKKKKRKKKEGGSLTSEQCPL, translated from the coding sequence ATGGGATGTACCACTGGCCACCTGCCTTGCCAACCCCAACCCCTGGAGGGTCAGTGCCTAGAGGCCGGTGGTGCAAAAGTCCCAGAAGTGCTGTCCTCACTGGAGCGTCTGTCCCAAGCCACTGGGGGCATGGAAAAGTCATGGTACCGCTGCATCTTCCCCTTTGGAATCATCTCTCTGGTGATTGGTGTAGCAGGAACAGGGGTGACCTACACCTACAATGACCTCCCTCAGACTAAAGTGGTGTCAGTAGTTCTACTCGTAATGGGCCTGGTGCTGCTGGTGATGGCTACAGTCTGCTGGACTGTgcacaagaagaagaaaaggaaaaagaaagaggGAGGCTCTTTAACCTCTGAGCAGTGCCCCTTGTAG